ttatttcttcatttattcACTCCTGGTTTCGATGCTGCAGAACACATATGACACGCTCTTTTTCATTGTGGACCTTCACGCGGTATGTTTTTGGTTCGTTCATAGTTTTCTCATTTGACGATTATTAAAGGATATGAGGGTCCCGGGTGATTTGTCCTTCTTACTATTTGCATCTAGTGCGACTGAGAGAAGAGCGAGTCAATTGATGTTTCTTGTGGTATAACTGACTGTGGAGGACAGCCCTCAACAGCATTATCTTTCCTGATATGCGTGAGGTTTATACATTTCCAGGAAAAGGTCCCATTTCAATCAGATCAGTTATATAGTTGCTCTTTTTCCAATAAGCTAGAGAACTAGGTCGTGCCAGATCATGTAGATTCATTATGCTATGCAAGACCAAAAACGTGCACCTTAATATTCCGAAAAAGACATCATTAGCGGTTCATAAATGCTGTCTCGCTGACCGACGCTATGGTCATCAATGGTATTCAAAACGTGTCTTTGCAGAGAGTGTGGTTTTATATTCGGAGAAATTGGGTAGATGATGGGTGATTCACTTGAAGGAGTTACACACGGAGTATTACGGGCAAGTTTACATTAGATCTAGGAGAATTCTCTTCCAGACAACATATCAGTATTGTGTTATATTTCTCATGTAAGCAGTGCAATAAACTCACTGGTGGACATAGGGTGCTGATGGGGCTTCTTCCTGATTGTCCCCCGGCTGTCTGACAAATTCCCCCTTAAAATCGACTTCTATGGCAAGTAACCTAAAAATAGTTAATATACTTTTTCATCGTTTTTAAGAAAGTCTTATATGCCTCCCTGATCCTGAACCGTAGTCACCATCGATTGAACTCTTATGGTAGGTTCTCAATATTAATGTCAAGCTTCCACCTTCTTACCACCAATCTTCATCCAACGTGATTACGAAATATCTACTTCATCTCAGTCATGTAAGAACTTGGTATAGAAGGAGATTTTTCTAGACTCCATCtggaaagaagaaaattgatttggaaGACATGTTACTTCATGAAGGATGTCCTCTTCTACCCATTCGAGTGGGAGTCTAAAAAATGTAATCTTGACTTTCCCTGCTTTTGGATTTATGTGGATAGTTTCTCATTGAAGCCTCAATTTTCAGGTgattttctcataattttttttttcttatttggcaTGGATATTGTGTGTTTAATCACCTTATAAGTCAATAGAAGATGTCTCTATCAGCTGGTTTTAGGCTTCTAAATAAGCTATCTAACGGACTATAATTTAATTATCAGCGAATGACACTTAAAAATCAGAAGCTATATTCATGCGGACATGTCATACGCCGTAAACTTTTAGGTTGGGCAAGCACTGGCCCTTGGACTAAGTTTTTTCTACAAGCTCTAGTCCTTGGACTAAGCCTTTTTCTACATGCACAAAATTTTGGAGGCATTTTTTCACCCTTCATTTCTGCTCAATCTAATAGAGGTGTGCATCCTGTGCTTGTACTTTAAATTCCTCGTTATTGGAGCCTTGACGCAGTTTTTTCCTCTAGCCTATCATGTAACTACATGCTATTGCCGTTGGAATGATTTATATTTGGTCCTGACATTTTTTTTCAGTATTTGTCCTGTCTTTTACCATTTTCTTTAACCCTGTTGGACAAGATCAAGGATAGGTTTAAGTATTCTCACGCAGTGCAATAAcactaagaaggaaaaaaataaagaaaaacacaaTGGTGAAGGGGCAGGCTTCTTTATCAGACATGGATGGGCTTGGACAAAAACATCATGCCGGACATGGGCCATGTTGGGGCTAGGTAAAGATAAAATTCCTCAACATCATGCCAAAGCCTGCGTAGGCCTGCCGATTGGTCATATCTAAAGAATTGTGTTTATGCTGATATCTTTGCGTAATTTACGATCTTTTGATCCTAATGAGATATCTTAAGATCCAACTATAAGAATTAGAATGTGTGGGATGGAAAGGAAATTCTAGGTTGCTTTCTTCTCAGGCAGGCAAAAACTTTGAACCAGAAATGGGGAATAAATATTCCCAAAGTTTTGCAAAATGCCTTCTAATGCCTGTTCAGGCTGGCTTTAAGTACCTTTGTTGGACATTGTCATTTACAGATAACACTACCGTATGAGACACAAGAACTATCTAAGGCAACCAGAGATACAGCGGCTATATAtttggcatgtggtgttgaCACTTCCAAGGTAGTTTTTGTCCCCTCCCTTCTTTGAAGTATTCTCTGAATTAGAAGAACGGTCATCAATTATCTGCACATTGTACCTTTGATAGCATATGACTTAAATTGTCGCATCGCATACAGGCTTCTGTGTTTGTGCAATCTCATGTCCGTGCTCACGTGGAATTGATGTGGTTGCTGAGTTCGGCTACACCAATTGGTTGGCTCAATAGAATGATCCAGTTTAAAGAGAAATCTCGCAAGGCGGTGCGTTTTAATTGTACGGAAGCTTCATCCTCTTTGATATATTCTCCTTTACCTTTTACCTTCATAGCATGTTGTACATGAATTTGCTAGTCTTTTACTTATACCAGTCCATTGCTGATGTTATGGTCATTCTTCTTAAGAACCATTGAGCATCCTGGTTGATTAGCCTGACAAAGGACTGGCAAGTTTGAGTATTGAGGAAGGAAGTTCTTCATGCAATGTAATGGAGGGAAAAGTGTcatctttttcccccttttgtaAGGAACTAATGTTAAGCTTCTGCAGTTAAGTACTAAATTGTGTGCCTTTAATTAACTTTTGTCACATATAAGCCCTTACTCCTTTGGGCGATAGCTCTTGGAAACTCTTTGAAGTCTGAGCGACAAGATCAATCATTTGCAACAATTTTACTTATAAATTCCCTGAAATGATATGATTTATCTACTAGATGATATATATGTAATGTTGTAGCTCCACTTGTAAAATTTCATAAACCTAGATAAATCCCAATGACCATTCATGTGACAGCAACTTGTTGGTTTTGAGATAAATGTTAAGCAGATTCAGTGAAACCTACTGGGCATATATCCGATCTTTTGCTGTTATATGCTGCTTTGTGTGTTGTGAGTTAACATAAGtatttttaactttaattttgACTTTACAGGGTGACGAAAATGTAGGTGTTGCTCTATTGACTTATCCAGTTCTTATGGCTTCTGACATTCTCCTATACCAGGTAAAAAAACAAGGACTATATTGTTTCCTATTTGCATGTTACACTAATTACAAATCACTAGAACTTTTTCTGGTTGGCTGTGAGAAGTGTCTATTTTCTTCTGTATTTTCTTTTATGGCTCATCTTGTTGAGTGCTTGTGACGTTTGTTTGCTTTCAGAACTGTCAGTGATCATTAGTTCAGAACATTCTTATAAGCCTCACCATCGGGGGGCAATTTTGCAGTCTGACTTTGTCCCTGTTGGTGAAGACCAGAAGCAACATCTGGAATTGACCCGTGAGCTAGCTGAACGTGTTAACTACTTATATGGAGGAAGGAAGTGGAAGAAATTGGGAGGGTGAGGATCTCCATTTTTGCGACTTGattcttttggaaattttggatgCACTTTCCATTCAGATTTTGATCCTTCATTGTCCTCACTGTTTGTCACAGGAAAGGAGGAACGATTTTCAAGGTAAGTTTCATTCTGAATGATGAATTCAGGCTCAGCTCAATATTGAGGTTCAACCTGCAGTATTTGCTATTCCTCGTATAGGTTCCAGAGCCCCTTATCCCTCCAGCTGGAGCAAGAGTTATGTCACTTACTGATGGTCTTTCCAAGGTCATGGAACCTTCCAAAGAAGCTTTGATTCAATATTTCTCCTAGTATAGTTTTCAGTTTGTTAAACAATAAATTTGTAGACAGTCTTTTTCATGGGATTGAAGGAAGAAGACTCTTCTCAACATAACAGATACACGGGCTTGATTCTTGCAGATGTCAAAATCTTCACCCTCTGACCAGTCACGGATCAATCTTCTTGACTCAAAAGATGTGAGTTTCCCCTTGATAATGGTGCAATAATTTAATTTGTTGGCTACATATGACAACATTGTGTGTGGCTGGTGACTGCCTTATGCATCTTAGTTCTCTGATCAGGTAAATTTGACGGTgcattgatttttattttttttctgtgtcattctcttatccttttttttttttttttttttgtggggggtggtggggttgggtttcttctttttttccttcttccaatTTCCACATGTTGCATGTCAATCTGAAGAGGAGGTAGCACTTTTAGACATAAGCATGGTGATGAACAAAACAGCTACCACCGTTAAGATGGGGAAGTGGCATGTCAGTTTGCATTCGACTGACTTAGTGCGATATAACCACAGCCATGTAGTTGTGTATTGTGACTTTTTGCCATCAGAGCTATCTTGTTGAGCACTGCCTTTTTAACTTATTGCCGCAAAAGCCATCTTACTGTGCTTGTCGAAACATAGGGAAAATTGATTTCCatctatatttttattaatacaTTCTTTTGTCTACAGTAATTCATATCAGCTTAATTCCagtattttttttgggggggtgggtgggggtcAGCCAACTGAGTGTCCGTAGTTTGCTAATGCAGGTTGTTGAAAGATGAATTTTATGTGTTTGTTTCTCAGCTTTTTTTGGCCATCCTTGAGTTCACTTATTTGTCTTGTAGGTGATAGCAAACAAGATCAAACGTTGCAAAACTGACTCATTTACAGGGTTGACACTATACTCCTtcaattttcaacatttctgcTGTATTGATGCTCTGGAATAGTGAAATATATGTTGTCAAAATTTGGAATGTCAACATATAATTTTTTCTGTGATTCATCTATATCATGATATCCTCCTAGTATTCTGTCCTCTGATCTTTCCATCTGCATTTTCTTGTTATCATACAGTTTGGAATTTGACAATCCTGACAGGCCAGAATGCAATAATCTACTTTCAATATACCAGCTCGTTTCAGGAAAAACCAAAGAGGTAATGAAACTAGAGATGTTACTGTTAACTTTATCAGTCGTCGCTGTGTACTATGGTATTGCATTTTCCATTGTCTTGAGGACTTGACTGTGGCTCTTAAGCTCTTTTAGATACACTGCATCAGAAAGTTTAACTACCATGTATTATACCACAGGAAGTTGCCAAAGAATGCCAAGACATGAATTGGGGCTCGTTTAAGCCCCTCATTACAGACGCCTTAATTGATCATCTGCATCCCATTCAGGTTTCTACTTCATATCATTGGTCTTTTTAGATGATGCTAGTAACTTCAGGAGAATATTACAAATTTTTGCATTATTAATTTTTAGTGGTGGCGAAGTCTGATTTTCCTTATTTGACAGCTGAAATTTCGAATGTGTGACAGTTGACAGTGCTTGCTTTTGTTGTGCTTGAGCATACTTTGCATGGTAAGCTTGCCAAATAGTTGATAGTTCATCCTCTCTTGGTCATTTACAGGTCCGCTACGAGGAATTAATGTCTGATTCAGTTTACTTGGATGGCGTCTTGGCAGAAGGTGCTGCAAGAGCAACAGAAATAGCAGATGCTACCCTCAGTAATGTCTATCACGCAATGGGATTCTTGCGGAGATGAGAAGATTTTGATACATTAATAAGTTTAATGAGCACACCACTTGGTAGAGAACATCCAAGCCCACTTCTACATGATTACCAACATAAATGTTCAGATGATTCTTTTCAGCAATTTCTTGACTGAGAAAAAGCAATTTATCCGGCAAAGGCTGTCATACATCCATTGATGTGCTAGGAAAGGTGAATCCTTCTAATATGTGGGTTCAAATTGCTTGCATTCATAATTTACTTATTAATGCTCTTTCGACTGGGTTTTACAACATTGGATCTTGTCATTCTTCATAAATATGAAGCTTTTGTggttgaagaactttatttaacTCTTGCCGCAATGTTCAACCTGCTGGTTGTGAGCAGATTCCCAGTTGTCCAAGTGTTATATGCATTGTAAACTGAAATTCTAAATTTGGGACTTGCGATTGTAAATGGTTTATTGGATCAACTCAGCCTGCCTTAGGGACAAAACAATCACTTGCACATACAGCCCTTTGGTTGATTATACGAGTTAATCAGATTAACTCGTTATTCGATTGTTATCTTCTTCTTTAGGACTTGTCCGAACTCCCCTGGCAAACATCTATCTGCACGAACTTTACGATGATGTGGATGTGGGGAATTTGAGTGTCATATGATTAGGATTGCATAGAAAACAAGTTCGGACTATTTGAGCACGATTCCTTTGCAAAAACTCAGATGGCTGTGTTCAAAAGTTGCTTTCTCATTCGATGAATCCGTGTGCAGTTAAACTATATGCGGGAGGCAGAGAAACTGAGCTAGGATAGAGAACGACAAAGACCATCATTAACCTTATGAAAAGCAGAAAGGGAGAAAGCTCAAAAGAGGCCTCAAAAGTGTAAAGTGAAAGATGGTGTTCCATCAAGGGGATCAATCGTGCTTATATGGAGTGCATGTGGGGGGTCTACCACTTAGGAATGGACTCTTCTGCTAGTAATGATGTGAACGACGAACCTCACATCCAATGAACTCTTCAACAAAGGATCAATTCATCAAAGAATTATGGTTTAATACTTTGTTCAACATGGCTGCTCAGCACGCCAAAGAACAAAAGTTGGCATCCCACCTACGCAAAAGATGCATACTCCCTTAGCTCGCCGAAAAATCTGCATGCGCGATTTtggtatagagagagagagagagagagagagagagagagagagagagagtcttgatCTGTGCCTCAAGGACGGCAAAGTGTGATGATGCTCTCTCTGTACTAGTCGAGCATGTATGGAAAGAGTGAATATTCAAGCGCTTTCAGATCATCAGAATAGTTCCAATCTGTCAAAGAGAACAAGCTCCCAATGTCCCACATAAGTAGGTTACTGCAAAGGATAAAGACTGCCATTTGTTATCATCGTTGAAACAGAAGTCAGCCTGTTTTGCACCGGGACACCAAGTAAGAAAGTTGAGAAAGTTTATCAGAGAAAGTGGACCCTTCAAGCGACTTTTTCGGATTCCTCAAAATGGACAAGCTGAAATGATTGCTGCCACGCGTTACACTATCTCCCGGGATCGGCTCGAGTCAAAGACATTTTGGAACTCAGATGCATCGTATGTGCGTTAACGCTACGTTTGCTAATTCAGATGCAGAATCAAGAATATACCCGGTGTCTTTGTCATGGCATTAGCAAGACTCCTGGCCCTGTCCTATTTGAGCAATTGTTAGAACTGAAGAACGAGCAAAATTTTGTTGGAGCATTCATTGGACCTGCCCTCTCttgttttatttcattttggaAGAATAAATATCTGGGTTGAGCTAAATAGCTCTAATCTTTCAAAGTCAGAAGGTATGTGAGGCCAAGAACAAGAAGTTTGTATGCATGTATTGACACCAAGTTCATCAGCAGAATGATTCTTCCTAAAAAGTTTCCTCTCTTCAAGTTTTGGGTTTGAGCAAGCATGATTAATTCGTTGTGGTTCCCAGCTAAACAAGAAACAAGCTGTCGTGTCCCTAAGTGTTGAATCAGGGATGTGACCACAACCACCAAGTGTAGTCCACATATTGTTAATTGCGCATGTAAACGTGCTTGCTTTTTTCTAATGCGGCTTCAGTTCTCAGCATCCGGAATCTCCATTGCCATTGCCTCTTGCAGCGCTAACACACGGTCCACTTGAGTCGAAGTGAAAGCTGAAAGAACCCGTCCGCTGTACATTCCCACTGAAGCACGGTTGTGATAAAACCAGGTTTTCCAGCCATCTGTATTGTATAGTGGTTCTTCCTCTTAATTGGTAGGGGAGTTGAGAATCTCCACAGGCTTAAAGTCAATCTGCTCTTGCTGATGCCTGCAAGGTGTCTCTCTTTCAGTCAATTTCCATAGCAAAGTACCTGAGAAAGGTTTGAGTCTGAAACTGAGTAATCTATGTTTTAAGCATTTCGCACATCCCATGATGACGACGGATTGTTTTCAGAAGGATTCTGAGCGTATTTCACTTTTCATCCATTTTATCCTGATATACTGAGTTCCCAAAACTGAAATATCGTATTTCACATGCTCTTCCGTTAGCTTTGTCATCATTTAAACAGTACAAATGGATGTTTATTCTCATTTATGCAGAATGCCTACTAAGGCAAAAGAAGGGTGCTCAGGAAACAATAAGACAGATGCAGGAAACGATAAGAACTTGGACCTGAGGCTCAGTCCTCCTGGAGAAAGTTTTATTCATGGAGCCAAAAGGGTGTTTGAAGACACTGTAACTCTTAAAGCAAGAGATACAAAGCTCTTGCATAAACACCCCTGCCCGAAGGCCCCTTCGACCAACCAAAAGATTGAGGAACTTGCCGATAGCAGGACATGCTGGCCTGAGACAACAACTTTGGCTCTTCGGAGAGTGATCCAGGAACTGAAGACGCAAAGCAGTTCTTCATACAAACCGTTCTCTTTGACCTCCCCGCCGAAAGTGACGGTTGGGAAATCTTCACAAGAGGGTGTCTTTAATGAAGCAGACTTTCTCAATCTAAACAGTGAAGCCCTTTCAAGTCCTGTTATTCTGACAGGAAATGCTCCGAAAAGGTTATTTTGCTAAGCTTGCCTTATTATTCTCCCTTGTTCCTACTCGTATCGAGCTAAAAATCATGGGGAGTTGCTCAGCCACGGAATTTGGAAAAACTTtagttttgaaaagaaaacgaaTGAGCATGCATTAGGGTATTTTAGGTTGTCTCTCTCATAAAGAACAGAGAAGATGTAGCAAAAATGAAGATGGACCTCCCAAAATAGAAGAAGGATGTCCTATGATTTGATTGCAATTGAAGTGTGTAACTTATCAGTGAAGAAACGGGTAAAAGAATTCTCTCCAGGGTAAGAACGTGGCACTAGCTCATTTAGTACTACGCAAAACCGGCACATTCCTCAGGGTCCAGAGATGCAACATATCCATATCTGTGAACTGTTTTAGAGACCCAACTTGAGTGTATCGGTCCTTTGTTTGCAGAATTCCGCCTGGTCCAGTCGTTGGGTGGCCGCCAATAGCTTCCTTCAGGAAAAACGTTGCAAACAACTTCTTGTGCGGGCAAACTCCTGAGTTGTCATCAAAAAACGTTGGGAAGCAGGACAATGGTGAACGTCAATCAGAAGATCCAAACCAGCACATGTTTGTAAAGATCTACATGGATGGATTCCCAATAGGAAGAAAACTGAACCTCAAAGCCTATGACAGTTATGAGAAGCTCTCTGTTGCCATTTATGAACTCTTTAGAGGCCTTCTTGCTGGTAAAACCTCAAACTCCATGCACCTCAGTCGAAGAATGGTATTTGGTTAATGAGTTAGCACTTGAGTATCTGTCCTCTCCTCTTGAAGACAAACATGACACAAGTCATGCTAAGTTTTTAATGTCCTAACCTTTCACTTTTCAGCTCAGAGTGCTATAGGTGATGAGACTAACACCGAGAGAGAGGACAGGAAGGCTGAAAATGGGGAATGCACTCTAGTTTATGACGATAATGAAGGAGACAGGATACTTGTTGGCGATGTTCCGTGGAAGTA
This genomic interval from Rhodamnia argentea isolate NSW1041297 chromosome 4, ASM2092103v1, whole genome shotgun sequence contains the following:
- the LOC115726997 gene encoding tryptophan--tRNA ligase, chloroplastic/mitochondrial isoform X3, which gives rise to MARSLLSHFPILSSSTSPLASSLSCAITPSKCFARRLFVRPKASSSQCFCTLSLSEPAASDTSSSARKRMVSGVQPTGSIHLGNYLGAIKNWIELQNTYDTLFFIVDLHAITLPYETQELSKATRDTAAIYLACGVDTSKASVFVQSHVRAHVELMWLLSSATPIGWLNRMIQFKEKSRKAGDENVGVALLTYPVLMASDILLYQSDFVPVGEDQKQHLELTRELAERVNYLYGGRKWKKLGGKGGTIFKVPEPLIPPAGARVMSLTDGLSKMSKSSPSDQSRINLLDSKDVIANKIKRCKTDSFTGLEFDNPDRPECNNLLSIYQLVSGKTKEEVAKECQDMNWGSFKPLITDALIDHLHPIQKVLQEQQK
- the LOC115726998 gene encoding auxin-responsive protein IAA14-like; amino-acid sequence: MPTKAKEGCSGNNKTDAGNDKNLDLRLSPPGESFIHGAKRVFEDTVTLKARDTKLLHKHPCPKAPSTNQKIEELADSRTCWPETTTLALRRVIQELKTQSSSSYKPFSLTSPPKVTVGKSSQEGVFNEADFLNLNSEALSSPVILTGNAPKRIPPGPVVGWPPIASFRKNVANNFLCGQTPELSSKNVGKQDNGERQSEDPNQHMFVKIYMDGFPIGRKLNLKAYDSYEKLSVAIYELFRGLLAAQSAIGDETNTEREDRKAENGECTLVYDDNEGDRILVGDVPWNMFVSTAKRLRILKSSGHTASPPFVSSDQGNTPLDSAATTGK
- the LOC115726997 gene encoding tryptophan--tRNA ligase, chloroplastic/mitochondrial isoform X2; its protein translation is MARSLLSHFPILSSSTSPLASSLSCAITPSKCFARRLFVRPKASSSQCFCTLSLSEPAASDTSSSARKRMVSGVQPTGSIHLGNYLGAIKNWIELQNTYDTLFFIVDLHAITLPYETQELSKATRDTAAIYLACGVDTSKASVFVQSHVRAHVELMWLLSSATPIGWLNRMIQFKEKSRKAGDENVGVALLTYPVLMASDILLYQSDFVPVGEDQKQHLELTRELAERVNYLYGGRKWKKLGGKGGTIFKVPEPLIPPAGARVMSLTDGLSKMSKSSPSDQSRINLLDSKDVIANKIKRCKTDSFTGLEFDNPDRPECNNLLSIYQLVSGKTKEEVAKECQDMNWGSFKPLITDALIDHLHPIQCLLLLCLSILCMKVLQEQQK
- the LOC115726997 gene encoding tryptophan--tRNA ligase, chloroplastic/mitochondrial isoform X1, which translates into the protein MARSLLSHFPILSSSTSPLASSLSCAITPSKCFARRLFVRPKASSSQCFCTLSLSEPAASDTSSSARKRMVSGVQPTGSIHLGNYLGAIKNWIELQNTYDTLFFIVDLHAITLPYETQELSKATRDTAAIYLACGVDTSKASVFVQSHVRAHVELMWLLSSATPIGWLNRMIQFKEKSRKAGDENVGVALLTYPVLMASDILLYQSDFVPVGEDQKQHLELTRELAERVNYLYGGRKWKKLGGKGGTIFKVPEPLIPPAGARVMSLTDGLSKMSKSSPSDQSRINLLDSKDVIANKIKRCKTDSFTGLEFDNPDRPECNNLLSIYQLVSGKTKEEVAKECQDMNWGSFKPLITDALIDHLHPIQVRYEELMSDSVYLDGVLAEGAARATEIADATLSNVYHAMGFLRR